Below is a genomic region from Balaenoptera acutorostrata chromosome 9, mBalAcu1.1, whole genome shotgun sequence.
GGGTCTTTGAACATAGTGGGGTAAGAGTGGGAAGGTGGAAAAGAGACTGAAATGGTCCTCCGCGCTGacacacagaagtagaaaaatatcCTCAGAGTTAAGTAGCATATCATTCCTACTTGTCCAGGATTCCTTGCAAAGTCCTATAATCCAGTTACGAGAGTTTCCCACATTCACCTCCCAGTAATGTTTGCCAGTGGTGAAGGTCTGAGCGCCCCACGAAGGAGTATTCTCTGAACTTGCTGGATTACGGGGCACGTCTTGATGGTCAGGACTGCACTGCAAACGTCTCAGGTCTTCAGTCAGAGCCACATGacaatttcttattttatgatCCAACGTAACATACACTTTAgtcaaaagaaaacagcaaagtcAAAGAACAGAGTTTTAAAGTTCTGGGGGACGGACAAGTGTGGCGGTGTTGTGGCAGAGGTTTAGCAACCAAATCTCTGGAACAAAGCAAAGCTGGTTTGTCTTATTTGCTGGGAATATTCCAGCCCACCGTGACCATTTTCAAGGTGCCAGCCATTTAGTAATTGCTCCTAAAATTCTGGAACTTGTAACAATTCGCTCCCATGAGCATGTCAGTACCAGCTAGCTCCAGAACACCCCTTTACCAAAGGTGACTAGACAGAGTGTGTCACTGGAAATCCAGAGAAAGAACAGGAAGGGCTTCCTGTCTATCTAAAGAGCCAGAAAATCTCTAATCGTACAACTAGATGAAGGAAAATTTTGAGAATACATAAAGATGTAGGATATCAGGCTCTGGCTTATTTTCACTAACTCCTTAAAAACTGGGGAGTTCATTCATAGATGTCaagaaaatagcaaaatggcCCTTAATCCACTTAAGTCCTCTCATTAATCCActcttacaaaataaaatataatagtaataaatacattatacattatattttaaatatgatattgttgttatttttagtcCTAAATAGTGATCACATTGCTTAACATTTaagcaagcaaaaataaaatacaccaaaAACCCATTTGTGCCTTTTTTTGGAAGTGATTTCTCTCTTAGGATTTCTAATGGAGCCATCGCTGAATCAGAATCCAACTCATCCCATCTCAGGCCTGCTTCTCCTTTGTCTGCCAGGCTCACCCTTCAGTTGCATTTGTCTTAAGGGGCCCTCTATGCAACAAATCATGGGTTCAATTTGTTTTGTGGTTGTACTTGTTGTATATAAAAATACTTCTGAGCTTTTTAAAAGTCTTGTAATCTTTCAAATGTAATTATTACATTCAATATTcagataaacatttaaataacaaCATTCAGGTGATTCTAAGAATCTGAATATCCACATATAACCACAGTTAACTACAAGATGAAATACACTGAATGGATATGCAGTTTTATAAGgcagtgtgttctttttttttttaattttaactcacCACAAGTAACTATATAAGAAACTGTCATATTCGATTGATTGTTTTTGACAGGCTTCAGTTAGCTTTCTCTGACTGATAATTAACAATAAATTATAAAGTTAGTTATAAAGCAGGGCCTGCTTCCCTGTTCTCTGCAAAGAACAGACAGAGCAATGAAGAGAGATCATCAGCATGTCTCTAGTCGTGAAGGAAATATTACTGCCTTCACACAGAGAGCTGCCTCTTACCTCGGAAGCTGTTAAGCCTTTCCAACATCCCAGTGATGGCCCATGTACTGAGCTGTGGGTCCATAGGCTGAGGAATGTACAGCTGCATTAAGTGactcctgtaaaaaaaaaaaaaaagacccacttACTAATAGGCCCAAAGGTATCATTAGCAATCCATTGATGGTGCTTCATCAGAATCCTCATAATTAGGTTTGAAGGGTGTGAATTTAACTCCTCAGATGGAGGAACACAACAGTTGCTATTATATTTTACAATCTGTTTCCCTGCTCTTAGCATATCGATCTTAGTAGAATATGTCACCTCCATCATAATTGTGTCTGTTTCCTCCCTTCTAGCTTCCCTAGGGGATCCACACAGCAATTCTCATTTAATTCCTGAAATCTAATAGGTGGCAAATAGTTGGAACTTGCCATCTGATACATATGGAACATCAGCactatgttctttcttttttttaatttttatttttattttatttatttattttttttcattttcttttaatttatttatttatttttggctgtgttgggtctttgtttctgtgcgagggctttctctagttgcggcaagcgggggccactcttcatcgcggtgcgcgggcctctcactatcgcggcctctcttgctgtggagcacaggttccagacgcgcaggctcagtagttgtggctcacgggcctagttgctctgcggcatgtgggatcttcccagaccagggctcgaacccgtgtcccctgcattggcaggcagattctcaaccactgcgccaccagggaagcccctttatgtTCTTTCTTGATGATTCTACCTCACTCCTCGTCTCAGCATCCGGCTACCTGCTGCCTCTCTGAGCTTATCTGCCTTTCCCATAGACGACCAGGAATAATCCTCAAATATCAATAATTAGAATTTGGAAATTAGGGGCAAGAAAAATAGTTGTCTCTTTGCAACTTCTACAGGAAGGCTTGCAACTGAAACTACACTCCCCTCAACCCTACTTTCACCTAAGGGTAGACTATATAAAACCTGGCAGACTTTtagagaaggaaggaataaacGCAGACAGAAAGAAACTTCTCATTAAAAAGGGAGGGTCCATCTCAACAGAAATAACCTGATCACTATCACAATTACCATGATTTGAATAGAGGGGCAAACTTACCTTTTCATTGTGTCTCCCACACCctgtaaagagaaagaaaggaaggcttAGCTTTCAGCACAAGCTCTCCTGTTTGTTTAGTCTAGTTTGAGGATATGAGATTATACCGGGAAATTCACTATCTCCAGTTTTCTTCCTTGGGGAAAATCATTTGCCATTTCCCTTATCCTTAAAAAGATGAAACCAGTCTCACATTTACATACAGTTGATAAAATCATAATCTTGATAAAATTGAAAGTCAGAAGATGTTCTTAGGGTACACGAATGGCTGTGTATTGTTGTAATCTACAGCAGGATTCACAGCGTTCCCCAAAGTTCTTATAAGGGTGTGAAAGCTAGAACTTCACAACAGAAAGAAGGCATACCTCCCATATTCACACATATTACCGAGTACACATACAAAGTTAAATTATCTGCTCCCAAGCTGCTCTCTTGCAGCTGGTCGGAAACTGTAAATATAGTCATCCCTGAGTATATGAGGGGAATTCATTCCAGGACCCCTTgtataccaaaatccatggatgctcaaatctcttatataaaatggcacagtatttCCATATAATGTATGCACATTTTCCTGTATTCTTTAAtcacctctagattacttataatacctaatataatgtaaatgctatgtaaatagttgtcagcatcgacaaattcaagttttgctttttggaaatttctgggttaaaaaaaaaaaaattttccatcgGCAGTTGGCTGAATCCCCGGATGTGAAACCTATAGGGATATGGAAGGCTAACTGTATAGTAGAGGAATATAACAAGAAGGTTTGGGAGATTTTCTTCTGGATCTGTTACTTGAACTTTTCCACATAGTTATCCTTCTTCCATATAAGGCAAAAGTGATGTTTCGTCTCCAGATTATACTGGAGGAGCAAAAACCACCATCACAGAGGCAGAAGAAGAATCTGGACTTTGGAAccagaaaaataatggaggccAAAAAGGATATAACTTCAGTGGCTATAAATGCTTTCCAAGCTGGATGGTGTTCAGCACCCTAACATCCTTCCTTAGTCCTTACCTGGAGCATGTCCACATCTGCTTTAAGGCACAGTTCCTTCAGCTCCTCATATACTCTTCTCAGGAGTTTCCCCATATGAACCATTCTGGCTACATTTCTCCTGAGTCGCTGAAAAACGATCTTGCCTTCAATTGCCAACATCTCtaaatgtttttgcttttcttcctggaGATATTGATATACCTTAGGGTATTCAGCTCCTATCATCACCATCCGTAGATTTACAAAACCCTGCAGTGACATTGGATTAATTAGATCATGTATCTGGatggttttattcttctcttATCATCTATTGTCTACGTGTTATGTATAGAATACTTGTCTTAGTTTGtttgggctactataacaaaagcACAATAGACTGCATaacttataaataacagaaatttacttcaCACAGTTCAGTAAagtgggaaatccaagatcagtgccagcagatttggtgtatGGTGAGAGCCACTGCCTAgatagctatctttttttttctttttttttgcttaataatgattaaaatatattccACTTTACAAAGCACATTCACAtaattggttttcatttttttaccatatgcatgtattttttttaatttaagtgtagttgatttacaatactgtgttaatttcaggtatacagcaaagtgatttggttatacatacatatatatatatatgtatatatctatattctgttttttcccaattcttttccattataggttattacaagatattgaatatagttccctgtgctataaagtaggtccctgttgtttatctattttatatatagtagtgtgtatatgttaatcccaaactcctaatttatccttcccccactttcccctttggtaaccataagttttttttctatgcctgtgggtcaatttctggtttgtaaataagttcatttgtatcatttttttttttagattccacatataagtgatatcatatgatatttgtctttctctgacttacttcccgtaatatggtaatctctaggtccatccatgttgttgcaaatggcattatttcatcctttttcatggctgagtagtattccattgtataaatatactacatcttctttatccattcatctgtcgatggacatttaggttgcttccatgtcttgactagaTAGTCATCTTTtggttgtgtcctcacatggcagaaggggcaagccTCCACAGGGCTTCTTTTATAAGAATCCCATTCATAAGGACTctgccttcatgacctaatcacctcccaaaggcacgacctcctaacaccatcactttgggggttagaatttcaaaatttgaacttggtggcgggggggaggggggaacccAAACTTTTGGACCATACCTTCTGTTTTCTCTGCTCCAGAAGGATGTGTTCTCAGAGAGCTGCTGGTTCACTCCCTTTGCTTCTTTAGATCTCTACCCTGATGTAATGCTCATAATGAGTCTTCCCTGACCAGCATACTTTCTCCCCAAACCTGTACTATTTATACACATCCCTGCTTTAATTTTCTCCCAAGAACTTAACAGATGTGAGGTAATATAAATgttactcttttttatttgttacaTGACTTCTCTTATTAGATTATAACCAACTGAGGTCAgtgattttcctctttttgtccATTTCTGTATCTCTTTGTGGGCCTAGAACAGTGAGCAATGCATCATATGCCCTCCTATGAATGAGTGGTTTATTAGGAAATCCATCCTAAATGATCAAGATAATTTTATTATTGCCTTTGGTATT
It encodes:
- the LOC103014966 gene encoding tripartite motif-containing protein 77 isoform X1, with protein sequence MESAFTQCFPSEFICSICKDNFTDPVTISCGHRFCTPCLCLLWEDAQTATCCPVCKAISPKMDFKSTILAKEHILPTRESVVCQLPSSAKQMCRIHQVVKLYFCQADTSLLCLFCSHSPEHAAHEHYPVKQVAEHYRENLLMQMKSIWKKKKENQSNIKKVTNIFRVWEGFVNLRMVMIGAEYPKVYQYLQEEKQKHLEMLAIEGKIVFQRLRRNVARMVHMGKLLRRVYEELKELCLKADVDMLQGVGDTMKRSHLMQLYIPQPMDPQLSTWAITGMLERLNSFRVYVTLDHKIRNCHVALTEDLRRLQCSPDHQDVPRNPASSENTPSWGAQTFTTGKHYWEVNVGNSRNWIIGLCKESWTSRNDMLLNSEDIFLLLCVSAEDHFSLFSTFPLLPHYVQRPQGWIGVFLDYECGIISFINVARSSLICNFLSRSFSFPLRPFIWCGPK